In Chelmon rostratus isolate fCheRos1 chromosome 21, fCheRos1.pri, whole genome shotgun sequence, the genomic window TGTGGGAGCCATGGGCAGCACCCCATGGGCAGTGGTGGGGAGGATGTAGGCCCCCTAGGCACCCCAATCCGGGACTCCTCCAGCTCAGGTCAGGGCAGCGCGGTGTTTGActcagcagacatttttaataCCAACAGCAATGAGAATCCTTTTACTGATGCTGCAGACCTGATTGCTGAGGCAGCTGCAACTGCCGCCACTCCCACCAGCGATTCTTCATCCACCAATTTCTTCCCTGATGCTGCTGACTTCAACTCTGACCTCTTGACCTCAGGCCATGGCTTCTCCCAGAACTACTTTGATGACAGCTCTCCAAGTGCCGATGGAGACATAGACCTTGTCAAGGGTTTTGGGGGAAGTAGCCAGCAGAATACTCCGTCAGGAACACCTCAGAATCCCACTCCACATGGGCAGAGCTCCCCAGAGCGTTCACTGAAGGACACTTTTGATATGGGGATGGGTCTTGGAGGCAACAGTGGTGGTGGAAAACCGCTCCTAGGGCCGGCTCCTGATCTGGGAGACACACATGGCGGAGGGTCCCAGAGCCCCCTCATAATGGTCCCCGGAGCAGCATGTACTGAGTTTAAAAGTGCAGAACCAAAAGTTAAACAGCAGCCGGGACTCATGCGGCCAAAGGATGAGAATGGAGGTAGCGGAGGAAGCATTTCTGGGATAGGCATTGGGAGCAGTTCAACAGAGGGAAAACAGGTCAAACGCAGCAGGACTCCATCCAGTGAGGGAAAGTCAAAAGAAAAGCCTCCAAAACGTAAAAAGCTGGATCCGGATGGGAAGTCCCCCTCTCACAGCTCAGGGGGACGACCATATACGCCTCCTAGTGGTGGCTCAGGCTCTGGGGGAAGTGTAAGTGGAGGAGGCTCCAAGTCTCCTGGTAGTTCAGGACGCTCGCAAACTCCTCCTGGCGGTGCCACACCACCGATTCCTAAAATCACCATTCAGATCCCAAAAGGGACCATAACTGGGGGGAAAACATCATCCCACAGTGgatacacatccagcagctcagCCACAAGCAGCACAGGGGGAGCAGGGggaaccagcagcagcaaaagcCATCATtcacactcctcttcctctgggaAGGTGAAGTCCAAGGAAGGCTCCACAACACAAGGTAACAGCTCCAAGCCAGGGAGTGCAGGAatggggggtggaggtgggccTTCCCAGTCTAAAGGCTCCTCCCAAGGAATGGGTGTTGGCAAACCAGGATCCTCCCCAATCACCAAGCATGGCCTGTCAGGGCCTGGAAGTAGTGGGAGTGGGATTGGAagtagtaataaaataaagccTCAGGGGGGCAAGCCTTCTGGGTCTCTTATGAACCCCAACATAAAGCTCAATATCTCCCCTTCTCATTCCCGTTCCAGTAGCTCTGGTGACAAATTGTCCTCCCCTATGAAAATGCAGCAGTCCCAGGTTCCAGGAACACCTCCTTCTTCCAAGGCTAAATCACCAATGGGTTCAGGAGGTGGCAGCTCTGGAGGGTCCAAGTCTTCCTCTGGTGGAGGCATGAGCTCCCAGAAGCCAATGGGTGGGAGCTCCTCTGGTTCTACatcttcctcatcatcctccagctcctcctcgtCCACTGGTTCCATGACCTACTCAGGTGGCTCCCAGTCTCAGTAtgggggtggtggaggtggaagtggagggggaggaggggcaggaggaggaggaagtggaagcagcagtggtggtgggggagggggaggaggtggagttggAGGGGCTGGTCAGAACAATGCAAATAACCCCAATGCCAAAGGAAAGTCTCCCAGTCGAAACAAGAAACCCTCTCTTACAGCAGTCATAGATAAACTTAAGAGtgttggtggaggaggagtgggggAGGATGGTTGTGAGGTTGGGCCACCAGCAGGTGGGACTGGTTCAGGATCTGCCCCTGGTGGTGTTGGCCCTGGAAATGTTCCTAACAGTGGACCTTCCAACATGGGTCCTTCCAAGCATGCCTCGTCTTCCCAAAGTGGGGAATATAAGCGTGAAAAGTCTGATAAAGAGGCAAAATTAAAAGTGTCTGTTTCAGGGGGGAACACTGGTGACAAAAAGCTGATGGACCCAAAAGCAGGAGGGGTGGGTACGACCGGTCTGGCGAAAATTATCATAAGCAAACCTGATGGTGGCTCACCAAGCATCAAGGCCAAAGTGACTCTTCAGAAAGCAGGGGAAGGATCTGGTGACTCAATGCGCCCCCAGATTTCTAGCCTCAAAGCTTCCCCCCTCTTCAGTGGCTCTACTCCCAAGCACGACCGCTCCTCCCCAAGCCATAGCCGCTCGCCAGGGTACACCCCGCTCAACCACGACAGCGAGAGCGAGTCGGGCAGCAGCTCAGTAGCCGAAAAGTCTCACCAGAACAGCCCCAGCTCAGATGACGACCAGACTGTTCGCCCACTTCCGCCCCAGGACTACATGAGCTCCATTCCTCTCAGCTCAGGGGAGAagcacaagaaacacaagaaggagaagaagaagcagaaagagagggaacgggagagggacagagaccGAGAACGGGACagggacaaagagaaaaagaagtccTCTATGTCTATGGGTCCGTCCTCGCATCCAATAAAAGCAGACAGCTGGTCCCGGTCACCCATCTTAGCTTCAGATTCATCTTTGTCCATGCTGGGTTCAGAGCGTCCATCTCGGCCCAGTCCAATGTATATGAGAAATGAAGATGATGACCTCATGGACTCGGCCCTCACTGGCAACCTTTAACCTTTATTTCGAAAGCCTCTTTATTTTACTCATATTTTCCCACGTTTTTAACATACAAATTTAACTtctatttatttaattcaagCCACACATTGGAACTGGATACAAGAATATTGTGACTCTGTGTCCTATTAAAGCTGtattttaatgtcatattttacTGTCTGAGTATCAGCGTATTCTATCTGGGGACTGGGGATGCCAACCTTAAATGAAAGCGGTTGCACCAGTGTCACCTAGATCCACC contains:
- the med1 gene encoding mediator of RNA polymerase II transcription subunit 1, with the protein product MAAGPGVTMQSGSPARELSLSVQQGGSQTHGDRIKPEEATEAEKQSRMAALLERLHAKHNASRPWQETCKVVRQAMEKRGVMNAAGHQLLLTCLETLQRALKVSSLPSMTDRLESIARQNMLGSHLSPSGTECYITSDMFYVEVQLDTSGQLVDVKVAHQGENPTSCPELIQHLREKNFEEFSKHLKGLVELYKLPGDNKLKTKMYIALQSLELDLTKMMHMFRLATNANTVETILHGSVGLLTARSGGHLVSLQCYVSPYDIFEEGTGTQLNLTDSNVPRSLGVSVSVTIEGTSAIYKLPIAPLITGSHPVDNKGTPSFSTVTNSNCVDLPACFFLKMNRPMPFSLSFIQRMGNATSIPVFENPPSLSPLYQLIVESQRQLLEEGSSMPLPSHNMHFYCVLPDQQHCYFLNGDAPVQDGRSLQGALVSKIPFRHPAQVPLLLDIIRHQAAYNNLIGSCVKRTSIKEDSSGLLQFEVCPLTDSSFSVSFQHPVNESLVCVVMEVIDSRQVSCKLYKGLSDALICTDEFITKVVQRCMSIPVTMRAIRRKAETIQADTPALSLIAQTVEIMVKNNLPPSSSPTYNMATGDGTNPMGLTGLTGGNTPTGGGPPGGPSFTGPITSLFGISRTERQAQGGEFPTQGGVAGQQQLQQQHQQQQPGQGHSDDYNKVTQNPILTSLLQITGSVGSSPSSQNAPPPHQTPPPTSSPASNTKNHPMLMNLLKDNPTQDFATLYGSSPLERQNSSSGSPRTEGMGGTCSGVNTKVKKKRPRGTEKGGMLPSTAAGGGSGGLGMKSQQASSMPQLHQHHPVTHEDDFHRELLSMDVDASQNSIFDVNLTTDGLDTPHSITPAPSQCGTPPSGPSMPYSQSHVQSQQQLPPGTVPPRMVRLSSSDSIGPDITEILSDLPEQTGKGSCGSHGQHPMGSGGEDVGPLGTPIRDSSSSGQGSAVFDSADIFNTNSNENPFTDAADLIAEAAATAATPTSDSSSTNFFPDAADFNSDLLTSGHGFSQNYFDDSSPSADGDIDLVKGFGGSSQQNTPSGTPQNPTPHGQSSPERSLKDTFDMGMGLGGNSGGGKPLLGPAPDLGDTHGGGSQSPLIMVPGAACTEFKSAEPKVKQQPGLMRPKDENGGSGGSISGIGIGSSSTEGKQVKRSRTPSSEGKSKEKPPKRKKLDPDGKSPSHSSGGRPYTPPSGGSGSGGSVSGGGSKSPGSSGRSQTPPGGATPPIPKITIQIPKGTITGGKTSSHSGYTSSSSATSSTGGAGGTSSSKSHHSHSSSSGKVKSKEGSTTQGNSSKPGSAGMGGGGGPSQSKGSSQGMGVGKPGSSPITKHGLSGPGSSGSGIGSSNKIKPQGGKPSGSLMNPNIKLNISPSHSRSSSSGDKLSSPMKMQQSQVPGTPPSSKAKSPMGSGGGSSGGSKSSSGGGMSSQKPMGGSSSGSTSSSSSSSSSSSTGSMTYSGGSQSQYGGGGGGSGGGGGAGGGGSGSSSGGGGGGGGGVGGAGQNNANNPNAKGKSPSRNKKPSLTAVIDKLKSVGGGGVGEDGCEVGPPAGGTGSGSAPGGVGPGNVPNSGPSNMGPSKHASSSQSGEYKREKSDKEAKLKVSVSGGNTGDKKLMDPKAGGVGTTGLAKIIISKPDGGSPSIKAKVTLQKAGEGSGDSMRPQISSLKASPLFSGSTPKHDRSSPSHSRSPGYTPLNHDSESESGSSSVAEKSHQNSPSSDDDQTVRPLPPQDYMSSIPLSSGEKHKKHKKEKKKQKERERERDRDRERDRDKEKKKSSMSMGPSSHPIKADSWSRSPILASDSSLSMLGSERPSRPSPMYMRNEDDDLMDSALTGNL